A window of the Electrophorus electricus isolate fEleEle1 chromosome 11, fEleEle1.pri, whole genome shotgun sequence genome harbors these coding sequences:
- the trmt2b gene encoding tRNA (uracil(54)-C(5))-methyltransferase homolog-B, producing MISAFRDRVLKIRLNNMFTALLKRAGILARSPVRYKSVNRSSVTAGNIEQKKRIKKLKPPGWDVLSWEDILAQSVTPLWRLSYDEQLQWKQEQQHRILLQMTNQLVQDSSFTSNKGELTFPLLPIVPSPVRDGYRNKSTFSVNIGVDGNPKTVGLYTGTGKGRNIVCVHGDHLLNIPSKHKLVGRCYEEFIRFSPLKPCILFHDGGHWREITVRTNSAGNTLAIVYFHPQNLTPEEVGVQKAALVDYFTNGPGTVCQLDSLYFQESTMTRCSHEDSPYQLLYGEPCIYEEILGMKFRISADSFFQVNRSAAEALYKTIADLNKTCEEGTLLDVCCGTGTIGISLSTRMKKVIGIELLQQAVEDAKYNAAFNGIQNCEFLSGKAEAVLPDLIPTLCANGGLTAIVNPSRAGLHYRVIRALRNNSVIRRLIYISCKPEGEAMRNFRELCRKPDWQRKLTGEAFMPTVAVPVDMFPHTPHCELVLVFER from the coding sequence ATGATTTCAGCTTTCAGAGACCGTGTTCTTAAAATACGCTTGAATAATATGTTCACAGCATTGTTAAAACGTGCTGGTATCCTAGCGAGATCACCTGTTAGATATAAATCAGTTAATCGCAGTTCAGTTACTGCTGGCAACATCgaacagaaaaagagaataaagaaactcaAGCCTCCAGGCTGGGATGTTCTCTCATGGGAAGACATTTTGGCTCAGTCTGTGACTCCTTTATGGCGACTAAGCTATGATGAGCAGCTCCAGTGGAAACAAGAACAGCAACACAGGATCTTACTTCAGATGACAAATCAGCTGGTACAGGACTCATCATTTACATCCAATAAGGGAGAGCTAACTTTTCCTCTTCTGCCCATAGTGCCTTCACCAGTGAGGGACGGATATCGTAATAAATCAACCTTTTCAGTTAACATTGGAGTAGATGGAAATCCAAAGACTGTAGGACTTTACACTGGCACTGGGAAAGGTAGAAacattgtttgtgttcatggtGACCATCTTCTTAACATTCCATCAAAGCACAAGTTGGTTGGAAGGTGTTATGAAGAGTTCATACGTTTCTCACCATTAAAGCCATGCATATTGTTTCATGATGGAGGTCACTGGAGAGAAATTACAGTGAGAACGAACTCTGCTGGTAACACACTGGCCATAGTATACTTCCATCCACAAAATTTAACTCCTGAGGAGGTTGGTGTCCAAAAAGCAGCTCTAGTAGATTATTTCACAAATGGTCCTGGGACAGTTTGCCAGCTGGACTCTCTTTATTTCCAGGAGAGCACCATGACCAGATGTAGTCATGAGGACTCTCCATACCAGCTCCTGTATGGAGAACCCTGTATCTACGAGGAGATCCTTGGCATGAAATTCCGCATATCTGCTGATTCATTTTTTCAGGTGAACAGAAGTGCAGCAGAAGCCTTGTATAAGACAATAGCAGACCTAAATAAGACCTGTGAAGAGGGAACTCTGTTGGATGTGTGCTGTGGTACGGGAACTATTGGCATCTCACTGTCCACACGGATGAAGAAGGTCATTGGTATTGAACTTCTTCAGCAGGCTGTAGAGGATGCAAAATATAATGCAGCATTTAATGGCATTCAGAATTGTGAGTTTCTCTCAGGAAAAGCTGAGGCTGTTCTTCCAGACCTGATACCAACATTGTGCGCTAATGGGGGGCTCACAGCTATTGTGAATCCATCCAGGGCAGGTCTGCATTATAGAGTAATAAGGGCACTGCGCAACAACTCAGTCATACGAAGACTTATCTACATTTCCTGCAAACCAGAAGGAGAAGCAATGAGGAACTTCAGGGAGCTTTGTAGAAAGCCTGATTGGCAGAGAAAGCTCACTGGAGAGGCATTTATGCCAACAGTGGCAGTCCCTGTGGACAtgtttccacacacacctcactgtgaACTGGTACTTGTTTTTGAACGATAG
- the LOC113580945 gene encoding LOW QUALITY PROTEIN: DNA damage-inducible transcript 4 protein-like (The sequence of the model RefSeq protein was modified relative to this genomic sequence to represent the inferred CDS: inserted 2 bases in 1 codon) — translation MNYSMPESDILKRLSWGKGVQNLFGRLWIHEVADVRALGCSRLFVPHHLLDRIGQELLHLAASEPCGLRGALIDLRVENGNTYQTIGQISVDSYTVPTFHLTFLLRPDXEGLRPKFTSNLNNSVSTGFTVVKSFSNSYPITFNFANIMRVRKDNTFHSHTDIGSFFAVSGTGTNSHPTFSEV, via the exons ATGAACTATTCAATGCCAGAATCTGATATTTTAAAACGCCTGTCCTGGGGAAAAGGCGTACAAAATCTATTTGGAAG GCTCTGGATTCATGAGGTGGCCGATGTCAGAGCTCTAGGATGTTCCAGGCTTTTCGTTCCACATCATTTACTGGACCGAATTGGACAGGAGCTCCTCCATCTGGCAGCTAGTGAACCCTGTGGCCTGAGAGGAGCTCTAATTGACTTACGTGTAGAGAATGGTAATACCTATCAGACTATTGGGCAGATATCTGTGGACTCTTATACTGTACCAACTTTTCATTTGACATTTCTGCTGCGCCCTGA TGAAGGACTGCGGCCAAAGTTTACAAGTAATCTTAATAATTCTGTTAGCACAGGCTTCACAGTAGTCAAAA GTTTCAgcaatagctacccaataacgTTCAACTTTGCCAATATTATGAGGGTGAGGAAAGACAACACATTCCACAGCCACACCGATATAGgttctttttttgcagtttctgGAACTGGCACAAATTCCCACCCTACTTTTAGTGAGGTTTAG
- the scdb gene encoding stearoyl-CoA desaturase b: protein MHVNSSVLQQNKRTRLLEDSCENMTDTQRRNSYQTRQQNPEEIAETSLDDDIFDESYKEKDGPQPPRQIVWRNVVLMTFLHIGAVYGLIIITSASALTVLWTCVCYVISALGVTAGAHRLWSHRSYKAKLPLRIFLAIANSMAFQNDIFEWSRDHRVHHKYSETSADPHNATRGFFFAHIGWLLVRKHPEVIEKGTKLDLSDLKADEVVMFQRRYYKLSVVVMCFLVPMLVPWYLWGESLWVGYFIPGLLRYTVVLNATWLVNSAAHMWGMRPYDCNINPRENTFVAFSAVGEGFHNYHHTFPYDYATSEYGSRLNITKAFIDLMCYFGLAKDCKRVPHDTVMARVRRTGDSSHKSG, encoded by the exons ATGCATGTTAACTCGTCTGTGctgcagcaaaacaaaag AACGCGGTTGTTAGAGGACAGTTGTGAAAATATGACTGACACACAGAGGAGAAATTCCTACCAAACTAGACAACAAAACCCTGAAGAAATAGCTGAAACAAGCTTGGACGACGATATTTTTGATGAATCTTACAAGGAGAAAGATGGCCCGCAACCTCCAAGACAGATAGTATGGAGAAATGTTGTGTTGATGACTTTCCTTCACATCGGTGCTGTTTACGGACTGATAATAATTACATCCGCATCTGCCTTGACCGTATTATGGA catgtgtgtgttatgtcatAAGTGCCCTGGGAGTGACAGCAGGAGCTCATCGACTCTGGAGCCACAGGTCCTACAAAGCTAAACTGCCATTAAGAATCTTCCTAGCCATTGCCAACTCCATGGCTTTTCAG aatgatatTTTTGAGTGGTCTAGAGACCACCGTGTTCATCACAAGTATTCAGAGACTAGTGCAGACCCACACAATGCCACAAGAGGCTTCTTCTTTGCTCATATTGGCTGGCTGTTGGTTCGTAAGCACCCAGAAGTTATTGAGAAAGGGACCAAACTCGACCTCAGTGACCTTAAAGCAGATGAAGTTGTCATGTTCCAGAGAAG GTATTATAAGCTGTCTGTGGTGGTGATGTGCTTCCTCGTACCCATGTTGGTGCCTTGGTACCTGTGGGGGGAGAGCTTGTGGGTAGGATACTTCATACCAGGCCTGCTAAGGTACACTGTGGTCCTCAATGCCACTTGGCTGGTCAATAGTGCTGCCCACATGTGGGGTATGAGGCCCTATGACTGCAACATTAACCCCAGAGAAAACACGTTTGTTGCCTTCAGTGCTGTAG gaGAAGGCTTCCACAACTATCACCACACATTTCCATATGACTATGCTACAAGTGAGTATGGCAGTCGGCTGAACATCACCAAGGCATTTATTGATCTAATGTGTTACTTTGGCCTGGCCAAGGACTGCAAGAGGGTGCCTCATGACACAGTCATGGCTCGGGTGCGACGCACTGGTGATAGCAGTCACAAAAGTGGTTag
- the dnajb12a gene encoding dnaJ homolog subfamily B member 12a has translation MESNKDEAERCIEISIAALRDSQPDKAKRFLEKAQKLFPTEKAKRLLESISPNGNVHCSHSNCGENDGIGLKHKTNSAGEQTPGESATDGTKSYTQDQLDAVKRIKKCKNYYEILGVSKDASDDDLKKAYRKLALKFHPDKNHAPGATEAFKAIGNAYAVLSNVEKRKQYDLYGEEKVHQSRHGHFHRGFEADISPEDLFNMFFGGGFPSSNVHVYSNGRMRFGHNHRQERREQQRDGSLALFVQLMPILILIIVSALSQMIVSSPPYSLSHRPSSGHTNRRQTANLKVPYYVGDHFSEEYSGMNLKNVERSVEEDYISNLRNNCWKEKQQKEGLLYRARYFGDSDLYQRAQKMGTPSCSKLSDIQVLLHRH, from the exons ATGGAATCAAACAAGGACGAAGCGGAACGGTGCATTGAAATATCAATTGCAGCACTTCGAGATAGCCAACCCGACAAAGCTAAAAGATTTCTGGAGAAGGCACAGAAATTGTTTCCCACCGAGAAGGCGAAAC GTTTATTAGAGTCCATATCTCCGAATGGAAATGTACACTGCAGTCACAGTAACTGTGGAGAAAATGACGGTATTGGTTTAAAGCATAAAACTAACAGTGCTGGCGAGCAGACACCAGGGGAAAGTGCCACAGATGGAACCAAGTCATACACACAAGATCAACTGGATGCAGTCAAAAG gataaaaaagtgcaaaaactATTATGAAATTCTTGGAGTCAGCAAAGATGCCTCAGATGATGATCTGAAAAAAGCTTATAGAAAGCTGGCTTTAAAATTTCATCCAGATAAAAACCATGCCCCTGGTGCTACAGAAGCATTTAAAG CTATAGGAAATGCGTATGCTGTTCTTAGTAACGTTGAGAAGCGGAAGCAGTATGACCTTTACGGTGAGGAGAAAGTCCATCAGTCGCGTCATGGCCATTTTCATCGTGGCTTTGAGGCAGATATCTCTCCTGAGGATCTCTTCAACATGTTTTTCGGGGGTGGATTTCCATCTA GTAATGTCCATGTTTATAGTAATGGCCGGATGAGATTTGGGCATAATCACAGGCAAGAACGACgagaacagcagagagat GGAAGCCTTGCTTTGTTTGTTCAGCTGATGCCCATCCTTATCCTCATCATAGTTTCGGCCCTCAGCCAAATGATTGTTTCCAGCCCTCCCTACAGTCTCAGCCACAGACC ATCTTCAGGTCATACCAACAGGCGACAGACTGCTAATCTGAAGGTGCCTTACTATGTGGGTGACCACTTTTCAGAGGAATATAGTGGAATGAATCTAAAGAATGTTGAGCGTAGTGTGGAGGAGGACTACATTTCAAATCTTAGAAACAACTgttggaaagaaaaacaacaga AGGAAGGCTTGTTGTACCGAGCACGTTATTTTGGAGACTCAGACTTGTACCAAAGGGCACAAAAAATGGGTACACCCAGTTGCTCAAAGCTATCAGACATTCAGGTTCTGCtacacagacactga